In Treponema vincentii, a single window of DNA contains:
- a CDS encoding ABC transporter permease — translation MNKDTQQHRLKKAAPLLNSIISVTASAAAAAICLAAQSEEPLETLIAFFISPFTNTFYFGNMLDQASLILLCAMGFILPAKAGFFNLGGEGQAYLASFIAVEFALLIPQFPQPFGLITGCILAALCSGLLGFISAFLKQFLGITELISTYLLSCALLPLIDYGVNDIFRDSSSNLMATPYTSEAWFFTSFWNPSTLNSSIFFTVIITALLFWMFKRTRYGYELGLTGNNRAFAQSQGIKVGLISVLALTFGAAAHGLAGAFSVYGSRHYVYAGITSGLGWSGISAALIGRNHPLGAVFGALFFAWMEAGGKAAMLQTSTSFDLSSIVQGIAFILITVDFFRQKRKGSPV, via the coding sequence ATGAATAAAGATACGCAACAACACCGTCTCAAAAAAGCAGCCCCGCTTTTAAACAGTATTATTTCGGTAACCGCAAGCGCAGCAGCAGCGGCAATCTGTTTGGCGGCGCAGAGCGAAGAACCGCTCGAAACACTCATCGCGTTTTTTATTTCCCCTTTTACCAATACTTTTTATTTCGGCAATATGCTCGACCAAGCCTCCCTCATTTTGCTCTGTGCGATGGGTTTTATCCTTCCGGCAAAGGCAGGCTTTTTCAACCTCGGAGGAGAAGGGCAAGCGTATCTCGCTTCGTTTATCGCGGTAGAATTCGCATTGCTGATACCTCAATTCCCGCAGCCCTTCGGCCTTATCACCGGATGCATACTTGCGGCTCTTTGCTCCGGCCTTTTAGGTTTTATTTCCGCTTTTTTGAAGCAATTTCTTGGCATTACCGAACTGATCAGCACCTATTTATTATCGTGCGCACTACTCCCGCTCATCGACTACGGCGTGAATGACATATTCAGGGATTCCTCAAGCAATCTGATGGCAACCCCGTATACCAGCGAAGCGTGGTTCTTCACTTCTTTTTGGAATCCTTCGACATTGAACAGCAGCATCTTTTTTACGGTGATAATAACGGCGCTGCTTTTCTGGATGTTCAAGCGTACCCGCTACGGCTACGAACTCGGATTAACCGGCAATAACCGCGCCTTCGCACAATCCCAAGGAATTAAGGTCGGCTTGATTTCAGTCTTGGCGCTGACATTCGGCGCAGCAGCCCACGGACTTGCGGGCGCATTCAGCGTATACGGCTCGCGGCACTATGTCTATGCGGGCATTACATCGGGACTGGGCTGGAGCGGCATCTCCGCAGCGCTTATCGGGCGCAATCATCCGTTGGGGGCGGTATTCGGCGCGCTGTTTTTTGCATGGATGGAAGCAGGCGGCAAGGCTGCGATGCTCCAGACAAGCACGTCCTTTGACCTTTCGTCAATTGTACAGGGGATTGCGTTTATATTGATAACGGTTGATTTTTTCCGGCAAAAACGAAAAGGAAGTCCTGTATGA
- a CDS encoding ABC transporter permease subunit → MITASITLIAQAAPLLIAACAALVSEYAGLLNVGIEGLMLLSAFTGIGGILLTENLGGLIPGLAVSLTLGAGLSMFITYLALYRKANIYILGLAVNLTAAGFVSILSTRFFGNRSIVALPPELLLQPQLLKTVSAALAVLTGLGLALFCRYTKTGLRIKILGKDSAFLDSIGVHTARLKIAAMGMSGAAAALAGCLLSLQLGAFVPNQSAGKGWIALVLAYAGGRSVIGTICAALLFVYLENTIAAAQIGMEHPALLIGLPFVLGLFLIIAEKLIIRLWKRYRGK, encoded by the coding sequence ATGATAACCGCATCGATTACACTGATTGCACAAGCCGCGCCGCTGCTGATTGCCGCCTGCGCTGCCCTCGTTTCGGAATACGCGGGGCTGTTGAACGTCGGAATAGAAGGACTGATGCTTTTAAGCGCCTTTACGGGAATCGGCGGAATTCTATTAACCGAAAACCTCGGCGGTCTTATTCCGGGGCTTGCCGTCTCGCTTACGTTGGGTGCAGGGTTGAGTATGTTTATTACCTATCTTGCTCTCTATCGTAAAGCCAATATCTACATACTCGGACTTGCAGTAAACTTAACCGCTGCAGGCTTTGTTTCTATACTGAGCACACGGTTTTTCGGTAACCGGAGTATTGTTGCGCTGCCGCCGGAGCTGCTGCTTCAGCCGCAGCTCCTCAAAACGGTGAGCGCAGCGCTCGCCGTTTTGACCGGCCTCGGACTTGCGCTCTTTTGCCGCTACACCAAAACAGGCTTACGGATAAAGATACTCGGAAAAGACTCTGCATTTTTGGATTCGATTGGGGTGCATACCGCACGGTTAAAGATAGCGGCAATGGGTATGTCCGGGGCGGCGGCGGCGTTGGCAGGCTGCTTATTATCCCTCCAGCTGGGAGCCTTTGTTCCAAACCAAAGCGCCGGCAAGGGGTGGATCGCCCTCGTGCTTGCGTATGCAGGCGGACGCTCCGTTATCGGAACAATCTGTGCCGCGCTGCTGTTCGTCTATCTTGAAAACACCATCGCGGCGGCGCAGATCGGTATGGAACATCCGGCGCTCTTGATCGGTCTGCCTTTCGTGCTCGGACTCTTCCTGATTATCGCCGAAAAGCTGATTATCCGCCTATGGAAGCGGTATAGAGGGAAATGA
- a CDS encoding glutathione peroxidase, translating into MMIYDYSVQDAQGNDVSLSKYKGKVLLIVNTATACGFTPQYKELEEIYEKYHDSGFEIIDVPCNQFGEQAPGTDAEIHTFCTLHYNTKFPQMKKSDVNGEHALPLFTYLKSQKKFEGFGAGKMAETLRDFIQKIDSDYKNTPDIKWNFTKFVIARDGTVVARFEPPAPMSDVAACVAGCVENLEGK; encoded by the coding sequence ATGATGATTTATGATTATTCGGTGCAGGATGCACAAGGAAACGATGTTTCACTCAGCAAATATAAGGGCAAAGTTCTGCTGATTGTAAATACGGCAACAGCCTGCGGATTTACGCCGCAGTACAAAGAGCTGGAAGAAATCTACGAAAAATACCACGATAGCGGTTTTGAGATAATCGATGTGCCGTGCAATCAATTCGGTGAGCAGGCTCCCGGCACGGATGCGGAAATTCACACATTTTGTACACTGCATTACAACACGAAGTTTCCACAAATGAAAAAATCGGATGTAAACGGAGAACACGCGCTGCCGCTTTTTACCTATTTAAAATCACAAAAAAAATTTGAGGGGTTCGGCGCAGGAAAAATGGCGGAGACGTTGAGAGATTTTATTCAAAAGATCGACAGCGATTATAAAAATACCCCCGACATCAAATGGAATTTTACTAAATTCGTTATTGCCCGGGACGGCACTGTCGTTGCCCGCTTTGAACCGCCCGCCCCTATGTCCGATGTTGCAGCATGTGTTGCGGGGTGTGTGGAGAATTTAGAGGGGAAGTAG
- a CDS encoding hemolysin family protein gives MNLIIISVEIIILLACAAFFSGTETAVTAITRPEYRSLKKSSRRNAQRLARLVEMKDKIVTTALIGTNFVNTLNSGLITAFTLNVFGAQAVPAATAVITVLIIILAEIFPKALAAERAESIGKKASLPLYVCYTVLRPIVAVFSLLTKAVLRLCNARSKTTPDTLKEKDLQLLVHIGQEDGALAAGEEALLRKAVLLQDVKLRNIMTPRTAITYVNSAATFSQIIEQFRRSRFSRLPVYDSKTKTVTGIIHYKTLLFAVQERRKPGIAALQRPAIFVPESASILSIIRAMNTNMQNIAIVIDEHGGVAGLITMDDIIAAVFSTVQDEYGKARNDPMRSVRFINTSQLILPGALRLEDCNELLHTDFHSDYYDTLGGFLLEKWGYLPHTNERLTCNRITFTVTHISNRRIDTVVADLSSVL, from the coding sequence ATGAATCTCATTATTATCAGTGTTGAAATAATTATCCTGCTCGCCTGTGCAGCCTTTTTTTCCGGCACCGAAACCGCGGTAACGGCTATTACGCGTCCGGAATATCGCAGTCTTAAAAAAAGTTCCCGCAGGAATGCTCAACGGTTGGCTCGGCTGGTGGAGATGAAGGACAAAATTGTTACAACCGCGCTTATCGGTACCAATTTTGTCAATACGCTCAATTCGGGACTCATCACTGCTTTTACCCTCAATGTGTTCGGTGCGCAGGCCGTCCCTGCAGCAACTGCGGTTATTACCGTGCTGATCATCATCCTTGCCGAAATTTTCCCTAAAGCGCTGGCAGCCGAACGGGCGGAATCAATCGGTAAAAAAGCCTCGCTGCCGTTGTATGTCTGCTACACCGTACTCCGTCCCATTGTGGCGGTATTCTCGCTGCTGACAAAAGCGGTACTCAGGCTGTGTAATGCCCGCTCAAAAACAACGCCGGATACGCTTAAAGAAAAAGATCTCCAACTGCTCGTGCATATCGGGCAAGAAGACGGCGCCCTTGCTGCCGGAGAAGAAGCATTGCTGCGCAAAGCCGTTTTGCTGCAGGACGTAAAACTCCGCAATATTATGACGCCGCGTACGGCGATTACTTACGTTAATTCCGCCGCGACTTTCTCGCAGATTATCGAACAGTTCCGTCGCAGCCGTTTTTCTCGCCTGCCTGTCTACGATTCCAAAACAAAGACCGTTACCGGTATTATCCATTATAAGACACTGCTGTTTGCCGTGCAGGAGCGGAGGAAGCCCGGAATTGCGGCTTTGCAGCGCCCTGCAATTTTTGTACCCGAAAGCGCTTCCATCCTTTCGATTATCAGAGCGATGAATACCAATATGCAAAATATTGCAATCGTCATCGATGAACACGGCGGTGTGGCGGGACTCATTACGATGGATGATATCATTGCCGCAGTGTTCAGTACGGTGCAGGATGAGTATGGCAAGGCGCGGAACGACCCGATGCGTTCGGTCCGCTTTATCAATACGTCGCAGCTTATCCTTCCCGGCGCTCTGCGACTGGAAGATTGCAACGAATTGCTGCACACCGATTTTCACTCCGATTATTATGACACGCTCGGCGGTTTTCTACTTGAAAAATGGGGCTATCTGCCGCATACTAATGAGAGGCTCACTTGCAACCGGATAACCTTTACCGTTACCCATATCAGCAACAGACGGATCGACACCGTCGTCGCCGATCTTTCATCGGTACTGTAA
- a CDS encoding hemolysin family protein, which translates to MDTGEPPHTLLLLVSLLALFLLSMFFSSAETAFLSLNKLKLRFLRERNNRAAARAEKILQNKQKFLSTILIGNSIVNIAISVVLTAAALRIFGDSGLGIAVTAGTVLLLIFGEILPKSIALVYPDALSLAFAHFILLLMAILSPIVTLFSAVTGVLLRLCGIREAQNTAAVTEADLREFFQAREEGGFIGSDERTVLTNILRYGDFSVRSVMTPRRDIAAIHIGAAAAEIIELSKKSRFSRFPVYSTNIDDIQGFFYIKDFLFSPEYLDESDTFQVSTYLRKPLFVFETTKLAQVEKKFHTEQQTMAIVLDEYGGTAGLITVEDVSEEIFGNIFDEYDVQADVDTHTAMADANIHVDTAETTQAVPNNTSPALSTVSKSGQAAAIAATEADATSAANEFGITPAEIASNSMPTSASPSAPVRTGADGIGSDNTGTARNGAEEQEAFTIAGITRLADLNEKLNLNLESQYSDTIGGYIMEKAGEIPAAGYSISIEPYLFTVTKVEANRIEQVEVRMQVEE; encoded by the coding sequence ATGGATACTGGAGAACCCCCGCATACGCTATTACTTCTCGTCAGTTTATTGGCGCTGTTTTTGCTGTCGATGTTTTTTTCATCGGCGGAGACGGCGTTCTTGTCTTTGAATAAGCTCAAGCTGCGTTTTTTGCGCGAACGGAATAACCGTGCAGCGGCACGGGCGGAAAAAATTCTGCAAAACAAACAAAAATTTTTATCGACGATTTTAATAGGAAACAGTATTGTCAACATCGCTATTTCCGTAGTGCTGACTGCTGCTGCGCTGCGGATATTCGGAGATTCCGGACTGGGTATTGCGGTCACTGCCGGTACGGTACTGCTATTGATCTTCGGCGAAATTTTACCTAAGTCAATTGCGTTGGTGTACCCCGATGCTTTGAGTCTTGCCTTTGCCCACTTCATCCTATTATTGATGGCAATTCTTTCGCCGATTGTTACGCTTTTTTCCGCAGTTACCGGTGTTCTGCTGCGGCTTTGCGGTATCCGTGAAGCACAAAACACAGCAGCCGTTACCGAGGCAGATTTACGCGAGTTTTTTCAGGCACGGGAGGAGGGCGGCTTTATCGGCAGCGATGAACGCACCGTGCTGACGAATATTCTCCGCTACGGCGATTTTTCCGTCCGCAGCGTAATGACGCCGCGGCGTGACATTGCAGCAATTCATATTGGAGCAGCCGCAGCAGAAATCATTGAGCTATCAAAAAAATCTCGATTTTCACGCTTCCCTGTATACAGCACGAATATCGATGATATACAAGGTTTCTTCTATATTAAAGACTTCCTTTTTTCTCCTGAATACTTGGACGAAAGCGACACCTTTCAGGTAAGCACCTATCTGCGTAAACCGCTCTTTGTGTTTGAAACAACGAAGCTCGCTCAAGTGGAAAAAAAATTCCATACCGAGCAGCAGACAATGGCGATTGTACTTGACGAGTACGGCGGCACTGCAGGGCTGATAACCGTTGAGGATGTCAGCGAAGAAATATTCGGCAATATTTTTGATGAGTATGATGTACAGGCAGACGTGGACACTCACACCGCTATGGCGGATGCAAACATACACGTTGATACGGCAGAAACGACACAGGCCGTACCCAATAACACATCACCAGCTCTATCGACGGTAAGTAAATCAGGGCAGGCAGCGGCTATAGCAGCAACCGAAGCCGACGCAACATCGGCAGCAAATGAATTCGGTATAACACCTGCGGAGATCGCATCAAACTCCATGCCGACAAGTGCATCACCAAGCGCACCGGTACGGACAGGAGCTGATGGTATAGGCAGCGATAATACAGGAACCGCTCGTAATGGAGCTGAAGAACAGGAAGCCTTCACCATCGCAGGTATTACCCGGCTTGCCGACTTAAACGAAAAGCTGAACCTCAACCTTGAATCGCAGTACAGCGACACCATCGGCGGCTACATTATGGAGAAGGCCGGAGAAATTCCGGCAGCCGGTTATTCGATCAGTATTGAACCGTATCTTTTTACCGTAACAAAGGTTGAAGCAAACCGCATTGAGCAAGTTGAAGTGCGGATGCAGGTGGAAGAATGA
- a CDS encoding HdeD family acid-resistance protein has translation MRKEFRITALIVGILSIIAGIYMFVSPITSLASLSFFLAVVMFINGVYEIIHYFADREDHILIVLLNGILTILLSILVFSSPLFTAATFIPYLFAFWILFSGITRLATSFKIRYITRRGGFYLLLVGILGIICGIVMLMHPLFTSLFVAYMIGFDFIYHGIISIVLFFRGR, from the coding sequence ATGAGAAAAGAATTCCGCATTACGGCGTTGATAGTAGGTATCCTTTCTATTATTGCGGGTATCTATATGTTCGTCAGCCCGATTACCAGCTTGGCGTCGCTTTCATTTTTTTTAGCAGTGGTCATGTTTATAAACGGTGTGTATGAAATTATCCATTATTTTGCAGACAGAGAAGATCATATCTTGATTGTTTTGCTGAACGGTATCCTCACCATTCTGCTTTCAATTCTCGTATTCTCCAGTCCTTTGTTCACAGCTGCAACCTTTATTCCGTATCTATTTGCTTTTTGGATATTGTTCAGCGGCATTACGCGGCTTGCCACCAGTTTTAAAATTCGCTACATAACCAGAAGAGGCGGCTTTTACTTACTGTTAGTCGGCATATTGGGCATTATCTGTGGCATCGTCATGCTAATGCATCCGCTCTTTACCAGCCTGTTCGTCGCGTACATGATCGGCTTCGACTTTATTTATCACGGTATTATCAGTATCGTTTTATTCTTTAGAGGACGGTAA
- a CDS encoding extracellular solute-binding protein, whose translation MSRHLKRTVSIFFCIVVILPYLIIFTACRDTREAILYLYNWTYYTPDSVIQAFEKKYNVKVVYDDFASNEDMFAKLMAGSKGYDLVVPSADYVSIMIKLNMLEPIDVSKIPNIRYLRPEILTRIDYDPKMEFSVPYYMGAAGIAVNTKEVPDYERSWNIFERSDLKNRMTMMDDMREVLGAALGFLGYQPNSTDPSELEQAYRLIQNDWKPNLVKFDADGFAKSFASGDFLAVQGYAESIFAELQEDQTQDVDFFIPQGVHSALYIDSFCIPEGAPHPELAHAFINFVLEPTVYAEFLDTFGFPASIHTEAGYYQKKRPHYALDDLKDCILKQDLGANLELYNSFWQRIRFTP comes from the coding sequence ATGAGTCGTCATTTAAAAAGAACAGTCTCCATTTTTTTCTGCATCGTAGTAATACTCCCTTATCTCATCATTTTTACCGCTTGCCGCGATACACGGGAAGCAATCCTTTACCTCTATAATTGGACATACTACACCCCCGATTCCGTTATCCAAGCTTTTGAAAAAAAATACAATGTCAAAGTTGTCTACGATGATTTCGCTTCAAACGAAGATATGTTTGCCAAACTCATGGCCGGTTCAAAAGGTTACGATCTGGTAGTTCCATCGGCAGACTATGTTTCAATCATGATCAAACTTAACATGCTTGAACCTATCGATGTATCAAAAATCCCGAATATTCGCTATCTGCGTCCGGAGATCCTCACTCGAATCGACTACGATCCAAAAATGGAATTTTCAGTGCCGTATTATATGGGAGCCGCTGGTATTGCAGTAAACACCAAAGAAGTGCCCGATTATGAGCGCAGCTGGAATATCTTTGAGCGGAGTGATTTAAAAAACAGAATGACAATGATGGATGATATGCGGGAAGTGCTCGGTGCTGCACTAGGTTTTTTAGGTTACCAGCCGAACAGTACGGATCCCAGTGAACTGGAGCAGGCATATCGGTTGATCCAAAATGATTGGAAACCGAATCTCGTAAAGTTTGATGCGGACGGTTTTGCAAAGTCTTTCGCATCGGGAGACTTTTTGGCAGTGCAAGGATACGCGGAATCGATTTTTGCGGAGTTGCAAGAAGATCAAACACAGGATGTCGATTTTTTTATTCCGCAAGGCGTTCATTCAGCCCTGTATATCGACAGCTTCTGTATTCCCGAAGGGGCTCCTCATCCGGAACTTGCACATGCCTTTATCAACTTTGTGCTTGAACCTACCGTTTATGCCGAGTTCTTAGATACATTCGGCTTTCCAGCTTCTATCCATACGGAGGCAGGGTACTACCAAAAGAAACGACCTCACTACGCACTCGACGATCTTAAAGATTGCATTCTCAAACAAGACCTCGGTGCAAACTTAGAACTGTATAACAGCTTTTGGCAGCGGATCCGTTTTACGCCATAG
- the clpB gene encoding ATP-dependent chaperone ClpB — protein MNIDKYTVKAREALQDAASLAEQDNHSQIEPVHLLYKLLDQEEGIVPPLIEKIGASTDQILDALDSILDKKPRVTGDSAQVYMSPVLTKLCAQAEKIAASLKDEYVSTEHLLLALTKSDDEVGELLRSHGITYDAALRALKDVRGNQRVTSEDPEATFNSLEKYCRDLTELAREEKIDPVIGRDEEIRRVMQVLSRRTKNNPVLIGEPGVGKTAIVEGLARRIVSGDVPDSLRGKKLLSLDLGALVAGAKFRGEFEERLKAVISEVQKAEGSIILFIDELHTLVGAGASEGAMDASNLLKPALARGELRAIGATTLDEYRKYIEKDSALERRFQQVYCPEPNVEDTIAILRGLQEKYEIHHGVRIKDEALIAAAVLSNRYITNRFLPDKAIDLVDEAASRLKMEIESQPVELDQVERKILQMNIEKVSLSKETDAASKERLEKLEQELSDLTEKRNVMQAQWQNEKTRINESRKYKEELEQLRREETQFTRDGNLNKAAELKYGRIPELEKKIAAVTAELAKKAGSSGQLLREEVSEEDIAKIVSMWTGIPVAKMLASEQQKYLDLESVLQKRVVGQDQAVQAVADAIRRNRAGLSDPNRPLGSFLCIGPTGVGKTELARTLADFLFNDDRALTRIDMSEYMEKHSVSRLIGAPPGYVGYDEGGQLTEAVRRRPYSVVLFDEIEKAHPDVFNVFLQILDDGRLTDGQGRVIDFRNTIIIMTSNLGSELILSADTPEAMAAQIKDLLKQYFRPEFLNRIDELLTFRRLGKEQIRKIVDIQLQAVSARLEARRLHLTVTDAAKDFLADIGYDPLYGARPLKRAIQTELENKLAKELLSGAFVGKTDITVDAGKGGLTFKV, from the coding sequence ATGAATATAGACAAATACACAGTGAAAGCACGTGAGGCGTTGCAGGATGCAGCCTCACTTGCCGAACAGGACAATCACAGTCAGATTGAGCCGGTTCACCTCTTATACAAACTCTTGGATCAAGAGGAGGGGATTGTACCGCCGCTCATTGAGAAGATCGGTGCATCAACGGATCAAATCCTCGATGCGCTCGATTCTATTTTGGATAAAAAACCGCGGGTAACCGGAGACTCTGCGCAGGTATATATGTCGCCGGTTTTAACAAAGCTCTGCGCTCAGGCGGAAAAGATCGCCGCTTCGCTCAAGGACGAGTATGTTTCCACGGAGCATCTTCTTCTTGCGCTTACTAAAAGCGATGACGAGGTAGGTGAACTGCTCCGCTCGCACGGTATTACCTACGATGCGGCGTTGAGAGCCTTAAAGGATGTGCGGGGAAATCAGCGGGTTACCAGCGAAGACCCCGAAGCGACGTTTAACAGTCTGGAAAAATACTGCCGCGATTTAACCGAACTTGCCCGGGAAGAAAAAATCGACCCCGTTATCGGACGTGATGAAGAAATCCGGCGGGTGATGCAGGTACTTTCGCGCCGCACTAAAAACAACCCCGTATTGATCGGTGAGCCGGGTGTCGGTAAAACCGCTATTGTCGAGGGGCTTGCCCGCCGGATTGTGTCTGGAGACGTGCCGGACAGCCTGCGCGGGAAAAAGCTCTTGTCGCTTGACCTCGGTGCCTTGGTTGCCGGAGCGAAGTTCCGCGGCGAATTTGAGGAGCGCCTCAAAGCGGTTATCTCCGAGGTGCAAAAAGCCGAGGGCAGCATCATCCTCTTTATTGATGAGCTGCATACCCTTGTCGGCGCCGGTGCGAGCGAAGGGGCGATGGATGCTTCCAACTTGTTAAAGCCTGCCTTGGCGCGCGGTGAGCTGCGGGCGATCGGCGCTACCACCTTGGATGAGTACCGCAAGTATATCGAAAAGGACAGCGCCTTGGAGCGCCGCTTCCAGCAGGTATACTGCCCCGAACCGAATGTAGAGGACACCATTGCCATTCTGCGCGGCTTGCAGGAAAAGTACGAAATACACCACGGTGTGCGCATTAAGGATGAAGCGCTCATCGCAGCGGCGGTGCTTTCCAACCGCTATATCACCAACCGCTTTTTGCCGGATAAGGCAATCGACTTAGTGGACGAGGCCGCCAGTAGGCTCAAAATGGAAATTGAAAGCCAGCCGGTTGAGCTTGATCAGGTGGAACGCAAAATCCTCCAGATGAACATCGAGAAGGTGTCTCTTTCAAAAGAAACGGACGCTGCTTCAAAAGAGCGGTTGGAAAAGCTGGAGCAGGAGCTATCCGACTTAACCGAAAAACGGAATGTGATGCAGGCGCAGTGGCAAAACGAAAAGACCCGCATCAACGAGTCGCGGAAATATAAGGAAGAGCTTGAGCAGCTGCGCCGCGAAGAAACGCAGTTTACGCGCGACGGCAATTTGAATAAGGCTGCCGAGCTAAAATACGGACGCATACCGGAACTGGAAAAAAAGATTGCTGCCGTTACCGCAGAGCTTGCAAAAAAAGCAGGCAGCAGCGGACAGCTTCTCCGCGAGGAGGTTTCCGAAGAGGATATTGCTAAGATTGTTTCGATGTGGACAGGGATTCCTGTTGCAAAGATGCTGGCGAGCGAGCAGCAGAAGTACCTCGATCTGGAATCAGTATTGCAGAAGCGGGTTGTCGGACAAGATCAGGCAGTACAGGCGGTTGCCGATGCCATCAGACGGAACAGGGCAGGACTTTCCGACCCCAACCGACCGCTCGGCAGCTTCCTCTGTATCGGGCCTACCGGTGTGGGTAAAACCGAACTGGCGCGCACCCTTGCAGACTTCCTCTTTAACGATGACCGGGCGCTTACCCGTATCGACATGAGCGAATACATGGAAAAACATTCGGTGAGCCGCTTAATCGGAGCGCCGCCCGGCTATGTGGGCTATGACGAAGGCGGACAGCTGACTGAAGCAGTCCGCCGCCGTCCGTACAGCGTGGTGCTCTTTGATGAAATCGAAAAAGCGCATCCCGATGTGTTCAACGTTTTCTTGCAGATACTGGATGACGGGCGGCTGACGGATGGGCAAGGCAGGGTAATAGACTTCCGCAACACGATTATCATTATGACGAGTAACCTCGGCTCGGAGCTGATTCTATCGGCAGATACTCCGGAAGCAATGGCTGCGCAGATTAAAGACCTGCTCAAACAGTATTTCCGCCCTGAGTTTTTAAACCGTATCGACGAGCTTTTAACCTTTAGACGGCTCGGCAAGGAGCAAATCCGCAAGATCGTCGACATCCAGCTGCAGGCTGTTTCCGCACGGCTTGAAGCACGCCGCCTGCATTTGACTGTAACGGATGCTGCAAAGGACTTCCTCGCCGATATCGGCTACGATCCCTTGTACGGTGCGCGTCCTTTAAAGCGGGCTATCCAAACCGAACTTGAAAACAAGCTGGCAAAAGAGTTGCTTTCAGGTGCTTTCGTCGGCAAGACCGACATTACGGTGGATGCCGGAAAGGGCGGCTTGACGTTCAAGGTGTAA